The following is a genomic window from Thermodesulfobacteriota bacterium.
CAATTTCAGAGGTGGCAGTTTCGGGGGAATCCGAACCGTGAACGATATTCCTTTCTATACCAGAAGCAAACTCTTTTCTAATAGTTCCTTTCTCTGCCTTTTCTGGATTTGTGGCACCCATTATTTGACGGTTCTTCGCTATGGCATTTTCCCCTTCCAAAACCATCATCACTGCTGGGCCAGAAGACATAAAATCAGTCAGACTATCAAAAAAATCTTTGCCCTTATGTACATCATAAAATCCTTCTGCCTCTTTTTTATCCATCCATAGCATCTTCATGGCGACGACTCTCAACCCATTATTTTCAAATCTCTTGATAACCTCTCCAATTATCCCTTTTTTTACCCCATCGGGTTTAATAATTGATAGTGTTTTTTCCATTAACCCTCCTAATCCTAATCAAAAAATGAATATTTTTTGCATATCAAATTTTTTTTCTCAAAGAACAATCAAAGATTTTGCAAAAAAATAGGGGCATCAATATAAAAACATCCCCCTATTTATCTTTATATTATATCACCATGAAACGTTTTTGTCAATACAAACGATCTTCTTTTTGCTCCTGTTTATACAGTCGCCCAGTAATCTATCCAGACCTTTGCAAGTTATTTGTCGATTATTAGTCTGTAGTCGATTAAGTTAGAGTGATAATGATGGATTAACGCATCAGGGATCTCTCCACCTAAAGGAGTGACTTATTTTAGGCCTTTCACAAAGAATTCTTGACAGAATATTCATATATGATATATATAAAAAACCTAATTATGTGGTTTCAGTCGATAAATTTCGTAGGGGTTTTGAATACTTATTTTTATTAATGAGAGAAGAGTATCACAGTAAAGGAATGGAAAAGGTGCTAATTTAATAAAAATAGCAAATAAAAACAAAATAATTGGTCTTTATCTATAAATGAAGTGCTTTTCCTAAAAAATTTGATATTGATTTTATAAGCAAATATTGTTACAGTAATTGTTTATGCTGGCGTAGCTCAATTGGTAGAGCAGCTGACTTGTAATCAGCAGGTTGCGGGTTCAAGTCCCATCGCCAGCTCCATATAAAAGCAATATTTGGCAATAAGTAGTGAATTATAAATTATTAAATAGAACTAAAAGACTTTAATAAATAACTGAGGGCTGTAAATTAGGGAGAGGTTCCCAAGTGGCCAAAGGGAACAGACTGTAAATCTGTCGGCGATGCCTTCGGAGGTTCGAATCCTCCCCTCTCCACCATTAACAAGTGTCATTTTGAGGTCTTTTGCGGGAGTAGCTCAGTTGGCTAGAGCATCAGCCTTCCAAGCTGAGGGTCGCGGGTTCGAATCCCGTTTCCCGCTCCATTTCTAAGCCCGCGTAGCTCAGTGGTGGAGCGCTTCCTTGGTAAGGAAGAGGTCACCGGTTCAATCCCGGTCGTGGGCTCCAGACGTACTTATATGTCCCAGTTACATTTTTGTGGTTAGGGACGAGAAGGGGGGATACAGGCATGTCAAAGAAGAGGTTTGAGAGGACTAAGCCGCATGTTAACATAGGTACGATAGGTCATGTTGATCATGGTAAGACGACATTGACTTCAGCGATAACCAGGGTATTGAGTAATCAGGGTTTTGCGGAGTTTAGGTCTTATGATAGTATAGACAATGCGCCGGAGGAGAAGGAGCGTGGGTTAACGATAGCGATAGCGCATGTGGAGTATGAGACGGGGAAGAGGCATTATGCGCATATAGATTGTCCTGGGCATGCGGATTACATAAAGAACATGATTACAGGTGCGGCGCAGATGGATGGTACGGTTTTAGTGGTTAGTGCTGCGGATGGTCCGATGCCTCAGACGAGAGAGCACATATTATTAGCCAGGCAGGTTAGAGTGCCTTACATAGTTGTATATTTGAACAAGGCGGACATGGTAGATGATCAGGAGTTAATGGAGTTAGTGGAGTTAGAGGTTAGAGAGCTTTTGACTGATTATGATTTTCCTGGGGATGAGATACCTGTTATATCTGGGTCAGCGCTTAAGGCGTTGGAGTGTGGTTGTGGCAAGAGAGAGTGTAATAATTGTAGGAGTATATTGGAGTTAATGGATGCGGTAGATGCGTATATTCCTGAGCCTGTTCGGGACATAGACAAGCCGTTTTTATTACCTGTGGAGGATGTTTTCAGCATATCTGGCAGGGGTACAGTAGTGACAGGCAGGGCTGAGCGTGGGGTAATCAAGGTAGGGGATGAGGTTGAGATAGTGGGGATAAGGCCGACATTGAAGACAGTATGTACAGGGGTTGAGATGTTCAGGAAGATATTGGATCAGGGTCAGGCTGGGGACAACATAGGGGTATTACTTCGGGGGACGAAGCGGGACGAGGTAGAGCGTGGGCAGGTTGTATCGAAGCCTGGCAGTATAACTCCACACAAGAGGTTTAAGGCGGAGGTTTACATATTGGCGAAGGAGGAGGGGGGTAGGCACACTCCGTTTTTCAATGGTTATAGGCCGCAGTTTTATTTTAGGACTACAGATGTTACTGGGGTAGTGGCGTTACCGGAGGGGGTAGAGATGGTAATGCCTGGAGACAATGTATCGTTGAGTGTAGATTTGGTAACTCCGATAGCGATGGAGAAGGAGTTGAGGTTTGCTATTCGTGAAGGTGGTAGAACTGTAGGCGCTGGTGTGATAAGTGATATTATTGAATAAAATAATGGCTTTGATTTAAGACAATTGAAGTCAAATAATTAAATGAAAAGATTCAGATATGAGAGAGATTATTATCCTTGCTTGTGGTGAGTGTAAAAGGAGGAATTATACAACAACAAAAAACAAAAGAACTACACCTAATAAACTAGAACTCAAGAAGTATTGTAGGTTCTGCCGTAATCATACCATTCATAGGGAAACCAAATAAGTTACCTACCATTTCTATTTATTGGAGTGTTTTTGGTATGCCATGCTGAGCGTGGTTCTATTTTTATTTAAGCTTTTGTTCTTATTGTTATTGTTTGTCCTGCCTCTTTATGGCAACCTTAACCAGGGGTTTGTTTAAGTTTTAGAATGTTGTGTTAAGTTTACTTTGGGTGGCTAAGTAGGCCAGTAGCTCTAATGGCTAGAGCGCCGGACTCCAAATCCGGGGGGTGGGGGTTCGAATCCCTCCTGGCCTGCCATCATCTGATACTTACCTCCATAAGAGAGTTCCAAGTGGTTAATGAAATAATTAAGTTTCTCAGGGAAGTTAAAATTGAGTTAAAAAAAGTTAATTGGCCTTCTCGAAAAGAAACTATTGGGTCAACTTCTGTTGTTTTGGTTGTTGTAATTATCGTAGCTATATTTTTGGGCCTTATTGACATTGGGTTATCGAGGCTGGTCAGAATTATTTTAGGTTGATTAAGATTTTATCTTATCTAGTGAGTTGTAATTCAAACAATGACAAAAAAGTGGTATGTGGTTCATACATATTCGGGCTGTGAAAATCAGGTTAAGGCGGCTATAGAAGAACGAATAAAGTCCCATAAAAAAGAAGATTTTTTTTCTGAAATTCTTGTGCCGTCAGAAAAGGTTGTTGAGCTTGTTAAGGGCGAGAAAAAGACTTCTGACCGAAAGATTTTCCCAGGATATATACTAATCAATATGGAATTAAATAACGAAACTTGGCACATTGTTAGGAATACTCCTAAAGTTACAGGTTTTATAGGTGGAAGAACCGATCCAGTAGCTATTCCGGATGAAGAAATAAAAGAGATATTGAATCAGATGAGTGAAGGGACCCTTAAGCCAAAACCCAAAGTATTATACGAGGAGGGAGATACCGTTAGAGTGATTGACGGCCCCTTTACAAATTTTAATGGTGTTGTTGCAGAAGTTAAACCTGAAAAAGGAAAGTTAAAGGTTTTTGTGAGTATCTTCGGTAGATCTACGCCGGTAGAACTGGAGTTCCTTCAAGTCCAAAAGATTTAATCTAGGAGGGTATTAATGGCTAAAAGGATTATTGGGATTATAAAACTTCAAGTTACAGCAGGTAAAGCGACTCCCTCCCCTCCGGTAGGCCCGGCATTGGGGCAACATGGGGTTAATATAATGGAGTTTTGTAAGTCCTTCAATGCTCAGACTCAGAAGCAAGAAGGTATGATAATCCCAGTTGTTATTACCGTATATGCCGATAGGTCATTTAGTTTCATTACTAAAACTCCTCCTGCGCCAGTTTTACTGAAAAAAGCAGCTGGAATTGTGAAAGGTTCTGGGGAACCCAATAGAGATAAAGTTGGTAAAGTTACACGCAAACAAATAGAGGAGATTGCTAAGACCAAACAGCCGGATCTTAATGCAATTGATTTACCTGGTGCTATTAAGACTATAGAGGGAACAGCTAGAAGTATGGGGATAGAAGTAATAGATTCGTAAATCGTGAATGGTGAGTCGTGAACATTAATTACGGCTCACGAATAACTACTTGGTGAGATAAGTTGTAACTTGGAGAAGAAAGTGGCAAAAAAAGGGAAAAAATATTTAGAGGCAGTAAAAAAGGTTGATACAACTAAAAAGTATGAGTTGGAGGAAGGTATAAAAATTGTAAAAGACAGTTCGTATGCCAAATTCGATGAATCGATTGATGTTTCCATTAAGCTTGGCATTGATCCTAGAAAGCCTGATCAAATGGTAAGAGGGACTGTAGTTTTACCTAGTGGAACAGGTAAAGAGGTTACAATTTTGGTCTTTGCAAAGGGAGAAAAAGAGAAGGAAGCAAATGAAGCTGGTGCTGATTTTGTTGGATCTGAGGATTTGATCGACAAAATTGCTGGAGGATGGCTGGGGTTTGATAAGGTTGTTGCTACTCCGGATATGATGAGTCTTGTTGGGAAAATAGGCAAAATTTTAGGACCACGGGGATTAATGCCAAATCCCAAGGTTGGTACTGTGACTTTTGATGTTGCCCGTGTGGTTAAAGAGCTAAGAGCCGGGAAGGTTGATTTTAAGGCTGACAAGACAGGCATAGTTCATGTGCCTGTTGGAAAGGTCTCTTTCAGTTTAGAAAAGATATTGGATAATATTATGTCACTTCTCGATGTTATAATTAAAGCAAAACCACCTTCAAGTAAAGGAGTGTATTTGCGTAGTGTAGTCCTTGCTTCAACCATGGGCCCCGGAGTAAAGATCGACCCTCTACATGTTAGAGGGAGATTAAAGTAAGATTAGAGGAGTAAAGTCCATATCCTTAATCGCCATAGCCTCTGAATCTACCAGAGGTTTTTATTTTGTAATTATTTTTAGTTGTTAAAAAAGGATGGACAAGTTTTTAATCCCTACTCAAAAAGGAGGGTTGGATACCGTTGAATAGAAAATTGAAAGAACAAATTATTTCAGAGCTTAACGGGAAATTTCGAAAAGCAAAAGTTGCTATTCTTACAGACTATTGTGGTCTGAATGTAGAGGAAATAAATAAGCTAAGAAGGGAGCTTCGAAGCGAAGCAGTAGAATATAGAGTTGTTAAAAATAGTATTGTAAAACTTGCCTCTAAGGCTACGGAGTTAGAGTTACTGGATGATTATTTTAATGGTCCTACTGCGATTGCTATTAGCTATGATGATCCTCTATCTCCGGCAAAGGTTTTAATAAAATTTAGCAAAGATTATCCAAAGTTAGAGATTAAATCTGGAGTGTTAGATGGTAAAGTT
Proteins encoded in this region:
- the rplA gene encoding 50S ribosomal protein L1, giving the protein MAKKGKKYLEAVKKVDTTKKYELEEGIKIVKDSSYAKFDESIDVSIKLGIDPRKPDQMVRGTVVLPSGTGKEVTILVFAKGEKEKEANEAGADFVGSEDLIDKIAGGWLGFDKVVATPDMMSLVGKIGKILGPRGLMPNPKVGTVTFDVARVVKELRAGKVDFKADKTGIVHVPVGKVSFSLEKILDNIMSLLDVIIKAKPPSSKGVYLRSVVLASTMGPGVKIDPLHVRGRLK
- the nusG gene encoding transcription termination/antitermination protein NusG; amino-acid sequence: MTKKWYVVHTYSGCENQVKAAIEERIKSHKKEDFFSEILVPSEKVVELVKGEKKTSDRKIFPGYILINMELNNETWHIVRNTPKVTGFIGGRTDPVAIPDEEIKEILNQMSEGTLKPKPKVLYEEGDTVRVIDGPFTNFNGVVAEVKPEKGKLKVFVSIFGRSTPVELEFLQVQKI
- the rplK gene encoding 50S ribosomal protein L11, yielding MAKRIIGIIKLQVTAGKATPSPPVGPALGQHGVNIMEFCKSFNAQTQKQEGMIIPVVITVYADRSFSFITKTPPAPVLLKKAAGIVKGSGEPNRDKVGKVTRKQIEEIAKTKQPDLNAIDLPGAIKTIEGTARSMGIEVIDS
- the tuf gene encoding elongation factor Tu; this translates as MSKKRFERTKPHVNIGTIGHVDHGKTTLTSAITRVLSNQGFAEFRSYDSIDNAPEEKERGLTIAIAHVEYETGKRHYAHIDCPGHADYIKNMITGAAQMDGTVLVVSAADGPMPQTREHILLARQVRVPYIVVYLNKADMVDDQELMELVELEVRELLTDYDFPGDEIPVISGSALKALECGCGKRECNNCRSILELMDAVDAYIPEPVRDIDKPFLLPVEDVFSISGRGTVVTGRAERGVIKVGDEVEIVGIRPTLKTVCTGVEMFRKILDQGQAGDNIGVLLRGTKRDEVERGQVVSKPGSITPHKRFKAEVYILAKEEGGRHTPFFNGYRPQFYFRTTDVTGVVALPEGVEMVMPGDNVSLSVDLVTPIAMEKELRFAIREGGRTVGAGVISDIIE
- the secE gene encoding preprotein translocase subunit SecE, with translation MVNEIIKFLREVKIELKKVNWPSRKETIGSTSVVLVVVIIVAIFLGLIDIGLSRLVRIILG
- the rplJ gene encoding 50S ribosomal protein L10; this encodes MNRKLKEQIISELNGKFRKAKVAILTDYCGLNVEEINKLRRELRSEAVEYRVVKNSIVKLASKATELELLDDYFNGPTAIAISYDDPLSPAKVLIKFSKDYPKLEIKSGVLDGKVITTDDIKLLAETPGREALLAHMLSLFASSQTSLVQVLNGIISKFICVLEAIKEKMK
- the rpmG gene encoding 50S ribosomal protein L33, coding for MREIIILACGECKRRNYTTTKNKRTTPNKLELKKYCRFCRNHTIHRETK
- the ndk gene encoding nucleoside-diphosphate kinase translates to MEKTLSIIKPDGVKKGIIGEVIKRFENNGLRVVAMKMLWMDKKEAEGFYDVHKGKDFFDSLTDFMSSGPAVMMVLEGENAIAKNRQIMGATNPEKAEKGTIRKEFASGIERNIVHGSDSPETATSEIAYFFNALEIFDY